In Tachysurus vachellii isolate PV-2020 chromosome 1, HZAU_Pvac_v1, whole genome shotgun sequence, a genomic segment contains:
- the amer3 gene encoding uncharacterized protein amer3 — translation MEVSNKQKQSQGDKSHKTETSIDQYTGGHDSSHTSGHVTVSESNLNMSSENLLSPNTLDISSPEVSPSLSDGWSHDKKSRTHDCMMEIGPDIPVSPENRDGAWAPSVCHHARLINSVSLPGFGANHQLLHKNQNTSANNRDIIDYHNLTPQVPFVPSIAKSIPKKRIFLRKPKKTIKDLFVYKKQNSEKASPCPPCPPCPPCHDCRPTKKETKKSIKCRESRTSHKTYDIHSDSWSEGCANVSEDALSLKSFGSQAGCGEIFADEEYLVSLEGMPKLKTNRDTSETPKRSLVAFQGGMEQLASPSHPEVLDLFEMWDTINGTGLFNQSSGKETNTTSTPSSNKTVYPNVTGQENQTVTPKSENQESTSDEGYCDGVSAEDHTGQSLTPVFSRKFPRDTYSGDALYELFYDHNEAEISPVFDDEMDLSSIIGLPSPDLPLSMYSFHIGSEENLAPPLSVDFISHDFLQSNWVGKDCLLKLCDTEISLAMGIVNWMKYKAIQGNQTDFGTPVISTGSNRDVFHKEEVQTQLEKVPSKAVLRTAHGRDNKTDLKVSKPCQVDAEHLSWDTMKLQAGVVTTPESQTRTPTSHLCFRIFNINSVSTPNTDTESPVGHSPDSGTSSLFVLAIKKESLCESCKLSLKHGAKELHLCNSCTSFIEQIKTSELWPRAHLYQAKLTGSPQTLLPSPSSSCAIASDISILSLVEQCANQMSSLKFNQHQDPSDHETRAITNQGSDNYPRKDATMKSKPRKKGNVSGKVCDDTNVPDSLSHVACKPSRITDNKSDSSGLKTYKNRCYLQNNSLKVTDVSQASRPTSLPLTSATSSYYSKKEHCNTVKVKEKTCERLRRDRRPPVTRDGLSDCVTLEEKKMERRCRIKK, via the coding sequence ATGGAAgtgtcaaataaacaaaaacagtctCAAGGGGACAAAAGTCATAAAACTGAGACAAGTATAGATCAGTACACCGGAGGACACGACTCTTCTCACACCTCGGGTCACGTAACTGTTAGTGAAAGCAATCTAAATATGTCCTCAGAGAATCTACTGTCCCCAAATACTCTGGACATTTCTTCCCCTGAGGTCAGTCCCAGTCTCTCAGATGGATGGAGTCATGATAAAAAGAGCAGAACTCATGACTGTATGATGGAAATTGGACCAGATATCCCAGTAAGTCCTGAGAACAGAGATGGAGCATGGGCACCATCTGTGTGCCATCACGCCAGGCTTATTAACAGTGTTAGCTTGCCTGGATTTGGTGCAAATCATCAGTTGTTACATAAAAATCAGAATACATCTGCCAACAATCGGGACATCATTGATTACCACAATCTGACACCTCAAGTGCCATTTGTACCTTCCATAGCCAAGTCCATTCCAAAGAAAAGGATCTTTCTTAGGAAGCCTAAAAAGACCATCAAAGACCTTTTTGTCTACAAAAAGCAGAACAGTGAGAAAGCATCACCATGTCCACCATGTCCACCATGTCCACCATGCCATGACTGTAGACcaacaaagaaagaaactaaGAAGTCTATAAAATGTCGTGAATCTAGAACGTCTCACAAAACGTACGATATACATTCTGACTCCTGGAGCGAAGGATGTGCTAACGTAAGTGAGGATGCTCTGTCACTGAAAAGCTTCGGCTCTCAAGCTGGTTGTGGAGAGATATTTGCAGATGAGGAATATCTGGTCTCTCTTGAAGGGATGCCAAAacttaaaacaaacagggatACCAGTGAAACTCCAAAGCGAAGTCTGGTTGCCTTTCAGGGTGGTATGGAGCAACTAGCATCACCTTCTCATCCTGAAGTTTTGGACTTGTTTGAAATGTGGGATACAATCAATGGGACCGGTCTTTTTAATCAAAGTTCAGGTAAAGAAACAAATACAACTTCTACACCCTCCTCAAACAAGACAGTGTACCCAAATGTTACAGGACAAGAAAATCAGACAGTGACACCAAAAAGTGAGAACCAAGAAAGTACCAGTGATGAGGGTTACTGTGATGGTGTTTCTGCTGAAGATCACACTGGTCAGTCTCTAACACCAGTTTTTTCCAGAAAGTTCCCTAGGGACACCTACAGTGGAGACGCTCTCTATGAGTTATTTTATGACCACAATGAGGCAGAAATATCCCCCGTTTTTGATGATGAAATGGATCTGAGCAGCATCATTGGCCTGCCAAGTCCAGACCTTCCTTTGTCCATGTACAGCTTCCATATCGGATCAGAAGAGAATCTGGCACCTCCTCTGTCAGTAGACTTCATTAGCCATGACTTTCTCCAGAGCAACTGGGTAGGAAAGGACTGCTTACTGAAGCTTTGTGATACAGAGATTTCCCTGGCTATGGGCATCGTCAACTGGATGAAATATAAGGCAATCCAGGGTAACCAAACAGATTTTGGAACTCCAGTGATTAGTACAGGCAGTAATAGAGATGTATTCCACAAAGAAGAAGTTCAAACACAACTTGAAAAGGTCCCAAGTAAAGCAGTTCTGAGGACTGCTCATGGTAGAGACAACAAAACTGACCTTAAAGTGAGCAAACCATGTCAAGTAGATGCTGAGCATCTGTCATGGGATACAATGAAACTCCAAGCTGGAGTTGTTACAACACCAGAGAGCCAAACCAGGACCCCAACAAGTCACCTATGCTTCCGGATATTCAATATCAACTCGGTATCGACACCCAACACGGATACGGAGTCTCCAGTAGGACATTCTCCTGACTCTGGAACTAGCTCCTTGTTTGTTCTGGCCATAAAGAAAGAATCTCTTTGTGAATCTTGCAAGCTTTCCCTGAAACACGGTGCCAAGGAGCTGCATCTGTGCAATTCATGTACCTCCTTCATTGAGCAAATAAAGACATCAGAGTTGTGGCCTCGTGCCCATCTTTACCAAGCTAAGCTCACAGGAAGTCCCCAAACCTTGCTTCCGTCTCCAAGTAGCAGTTGCGCTATAGCGAGTGACATAAGTATTCTTTCACTAGTCGAGCAGTGTGCTAATCAGATGTCTTCTCTGAAGTTTAACCAGCATCAAGATCCTTCTGATCACGAAACAAGAGCTATCACCAATCAAGGAAGTGATAACTATCCAAGGAAAGATGCTACCATGAAGTCCAAGCCCAGGAAGAAAGGGAATGTATCAGGAAAAGTGTGTGATGATACAAATGTCCCAGACAGTCTCAGTCATGTTGCGTGTAAACCATCCCGTATCACAGACAACAAATCAGACAGTTCAGGTCTGAAAACCTACAAGAATCGATGCTACCTACAAAATAATTCATTGAAGGTCACTGATGTATCTCAAGCTTCAAGGCCAACTTCTCTTCCTCTCACAAGTGCTACCTCTTCTTATTACTCTAAAAAAGAGCACTGCAATACCGTCAAGGTCAAAGAAAAAACGTGTGAAAGGTTGCGACGAGACAGGAGACCACCGGTGACTCGGGACGGTTTATCAGACTGCGTCACGTTAGAAGAGAAGAAGATGGAACGAAGATGcaggataaagaaataa